In one Pseudomonas sp. SG20056 genomic region, the following are encoded:
- the leuA gene encoding 2-isopropylmalate synthase produces the protein MSMLKDPSSKYRPFTQIQIPDRTWPDKIIDKAPIWLSTDLRDGNQSLIEPMDAEKKMRFFKCLLAVGLKEIEVGFPSASQTDFDFVRELIEGGHIPDDVTIQVLTQARDDLIERTFESLKGAKKAIVHYYNACAPSFRKIVFNQDKAGVKAIAVSAGTTIKRLAEAAPETQWGFEYSPEVFSSTEIDFAVEVCNAVIGVFQPTPANKLILNLPATIECATPNNYADQIEWFGRHVDRRDSVLISVHTHNDRGTGVAASELAVMAGADRVEGCLFGNGERTGNVCLVTLALNLYTQGVDPELDFSDIDAVRKVVEDCNQIPVHPRHPYVGDLVHTAFSGSHQDAIRKGFAQQQADAVWEVPYLPIDPADIGRDYEAVIRVNSQSGKGGITFLLEQEYGINLPRRMQIEFSQVVQKETDRLGLEMSAAQIYTLLETEYLQATAPYALKGHRLQEENGTSAVDVEVINAGEIQHWRGIGKGPLEALVAGLPVDVEIMDYSEHAIGAGTNAKAAAYIELRVNGGRALHGVGIDENLTTASFRALFSALNRALGQAAEQAA, from the coding sequence ATGAGCATGCTCAAAGACCCGTCCAGTAAGTACCGCCCGTTCACCCAGATCCAGATTCCGGACCGCACCTGGCCGGACAAGATCATCGACAAGGCGCCGATCTGGCTGTCCACCGACCTGCGCGACGGCAATCAGTCGCTGATCGAGCCGATGGATGCCGAGAAGAAGATGCGCTTCTTCAAGTGTCTGCTGGCCGTGGGCCTGAAGGAAATCGAAGTGGGCTTCCCGTCCGCTTCACAGACCGATTTCGACTTCGTCCGCGAGCTGATCGAAGGCGGCCACATCCCGGATGACGTGACCATCCAGGTGCTGACCCAGGCCCGTGACGACCTTATCGAACGCACCTTCGAGTCGCTCAAGGGCGCAAAGAAGGCCATCGTCCATTACTACAACGCTTGCGCGCCGAGCTTCCGCAAGATCGTCTTCAACCAGGACAAGGCCGGCGTCAAAGCCATCGCCGTGTCTGCTGGCACCACCATCAAGCGCCTGGCCGAGGCTGCGCCAGAAACCCAGTGGGGCTTCGAGTACTCGCCGGAAGTGTTCAGCAGCACCGAGATCGACTTTGCCGTCGAGGTGTGCAACGCGGTGATCGGTGTGTTCCAACCAACCCCGGCGAACAAGCTGATTCTCAACCTGCCCGCCACCATCGAGTGCGCCACGCCAAACAACTACGCCGACCAGATCGAGTGGTTCGGTCGTCACGTCGACCGCCGTGACAGCGTGCTGATCAGCGTACACACCCACAATGACCGTGGCACCGGCGTCGCCGCCTCCGAGCTGGCGGTGATGGCCGGCGCGGATCGCGTCGAAGGCTGCCTGTTCGGCAACGGCGAGCGCACCGGCAACGTCTGCCTGGTGACCCTGGCGCTGAACCTCTACACCCAGGGCGTCGACCCCGAGCTGGACTTCTCCGACATCGATGCCGTGCGCAAGGTGGTCGAGGACTGCAACCAGATTCCGGTGCATCCACGCCATCCTTACGTCGGTGATCTTGTGCACACCGCCTTCTCCGGCTCGCACCAGGACGCGATCCGCAAGGGCTTCGCCCAGCAGCAGGCCGATGCCGTATGGGAGGTGCCGTACCTGCCGATCGACCCTGCCGATATCGGCCGCGATTACGAGGCGGTGATTCGCGTCAACAGCCAGTCCGGCAAGGGCGGCATCACCTTCCTGCTCGAACAGGAATACGGCATCAACCTGCCGCGCCGTATGCAGATCGAGTTCAGTCAGGTGGTGCAGAAGGAAACCGACCGCCTCGGCCTGGAGATGTCCGCCGCGCAAATCTACACGTTGCTCGAAACCGAGTACCTGCAGGCCACCGCACCCTATGCCCTGAAAGGCCATCGCCTGCAGGAAGAAAACGGCACCAGCGCGGTCGATGTGGAAGTCATCAATGCTGGGGAAATCCAGCACTGGCGCGGGATCGGCAAAGGCCCGCTGGAAGCCCTGGTCGCCGGCCTGCCGGTAGACGTGGAAATCATGGACTACAGCGAGCACGCCATCGGCGCCGGCACCAATGCCAAAGCGGCGGCTTATATCGAATTGCGCGTCAACGGCGGCCGTGCGCTGCACGGTGTGGGCATCGATGAAAACCTCACCACGGCGAGCTTCCGTGCACTGTTTAGCGCACTGAACCGCGCGCTCGGCCAAGCCGCCGAACAAGCGGCCTGA
- the guaB gene encoding IMP dehydrogenase yields MLRISQEALTFDDVLLIPGYSEVLPKDVSLKTRLTRGIELNIPLLSAAMDTVTEARLAIAMAQEGGIGIIHKNMTVEQQAAEVRKVKRYEAGVVKDPITIEADATVRDLFELTRMHNISGVPVLSDGDLVGIVTSRDVRFENRLDATVREVMTPKERLVTVPEGADKDVVRELLHKHRIEKVLIVDDAFRLKGMMTVKDIEKAKAYPLASKDDQGRLRVGAAVGTGADTADRVAALANAGVDVIIVDTAHGHSKGVIDRVRWVKQNFPDVQVIGGNIATGEAAKALAEAGADAVKVGIGPGSICTTRIVAGVGVPQISAVANVAAALAGTGVPLIADGGIRFSGDLSKAIVAGASCVMIGSMLAGTEEAPGEVELFQGRSYKAYRGMGSLGAMAQAQGSSDRYFQDSSAGAEKLVPEGIEGRVPYKGAMAAIVHQLMGGLRASMGYTGCATVEEMRSKPEFVRITGAGMAESHVHDVQITKEAPNYRVG; encoded by the coding sequence ATGCTGCGTATCAGTCAAGAAGCTCTTACCTTCGACGACGTTCTACTTATTCCAGGTTATTCCGAAGTTCTGCCGAAGGATGTCAGCCTCAAAACGCGCCTGACGCGTGGCATCGAACTAAATATTCCGTTGCTCTCTGCTGCCATGGATACCGTGACTGAAGCCCGTCTGGCGATTGCCATGGCTCAGGAAGGCGGTATCGGCATCATCCACAAGAACATGACCGTCGAGCAGCAAGCTGCCGAAGTGCGCAAGGTCAAACGCTACGAGGCGGGCGTGGTCAAGGACCCGATCACCATCGAAGCCGACGCCACCGTACGTGATCTGTTCGAACTGACCCGCATGCACAACATCTCCGGTGTACCGGTGCTGAGCGATGGCGACCTGGTCGGCATCGTCACCTCCCGTGACGTGCGTTTCGAGAACCGCCTGGACGCCACCGTGCGTGAAGTGATGACGCCGAAAGAGCGTCTGGTCACCGTGCCTGAAGGCGCCGACAAAGACGTGGTGCGCGAGCTATTGCACAAGCACCGTATCGAGAAAGTCCTGATCGTCGATGATGCCTTCCGCTTGAAGGGCATGATGACCGTCAAGGACATCGAAAAAGCCAAAGCCTACCCGCTGGCCAGCAAGGACGACCAGGGTCGTCTGCGTGTTGGCGCGGCCGTTGGCACCGGTGCCGATACTGCCGACCGCGTCGCCGCGCTGGCTAACGCTGGTGTTGACGTGATCATCGTTGACACTGCCCACGGTCACTCCAAAGGCGTGATTGACCGCGTGCGTTGGGTCAAGCAGAACTTCCCGGACGTGCAGGTGATCGGCGGCAACATCGCCACCGGCGAAGCCGCCAAGGCCCTGGCCGAAGCCGGCGCTGATGCGGTCAAGGTCGGTATCGGCCCTGGCTCGATCTGCACCACGCGCATTGTTGCCGGTGTTGGCGTGCCGCAAATCTCCGCCGTGGCCAACGTTGCCGCCGCACTGGCTGGCACCGGTGTGCCGCTGATCGCCGATGGTGGTATCCGTTTCTCCGGTGACCTGTCCAAAGCCATTGTTGCCGGCGCGTCCTGCGTGATGATCGGTTCCATGCTCGCCGGTACTGAAGAGGCACCGGGCGAAGTCGAGTTGTTCCAGGGCCGCTCCTACAAGGCTTACCGCGGCATGGGTTCGCTGGGCGCCATGGCGCAGGCGCAGGGTTCTTCGGATCGTTACTTCCAGGACTCCTCGGCCGGTGCCGAGAAGCTGGTGCCAGAAGGCATCGAAGGTCGCGTGCCGTACAAGGGCGCAATGGCAGCCATCGTGCACCAGCTGATGGGCGGCCTGCGTGCCTCCATGGGCTACACCGGTTGTGCGACGGTTGAAGAGATGCGCAGCAAGCCTGAGTTTGTGCGCATCACCGGCGCTGGCATGGCCGAGTCGCATGTACACGATGTGCAGATCACCAAAGAAGCCCCGAACTACCGCGTGGGCTGA
- a CDS encoding peptidoglycan DD-metalloendopeptidase family protein, which translates to MRLFTLLTLFCLALPIHAEGFISRLLNKPVPGGVAVVDLGPAASAPSVRYQNKPVLVINEDQQRWIAIVGIPLSVKPGNQQISLNGSQKLSFQVGSKHYVEQRITIKNQQQVNPNAKNLARIERELAEQTRAYQQFSPRQPSNLLFDRPVNGPLSSPFGLRRFFNGEERNPHSGLDFAANSSTPIKAPAAGKVILTGDYFFNGKTVFVDHGQGLISMFCHLSAIGVKVGDELPRGGILGNVGATGRATGPHLHWNVSLNDARVDPAIFIGAFKP; encoded by the coding sequence ATGCGTTTATTCACCCTGCTTACCCTGTTCTGCCTCGCCCTGCCCATCCACGCAGAAGGCTTTATCAGCCGACTTCTCAATAAACCCGTGCCCGGCGGCGTGGCCGTGGTCGATCTTGGGCCAGCAGCCAGCGCGCCCAGCGTGCGCTATCAAAACAAGCCTGTGCTGGTGATTAATGAAGATCAGCAGCGCTGGATCGCCATCGTCGGCATCCCGCTAAGCGTGAAACCCGGCAACCAGCAGATCAGCCTCAATGGCAGCCAGAAGCTGAGCTTTCAGGTGGGCAGCAAGCACTACGTCGAGCAGCGCATCACCATCAAAAACCAGCAGCAGGTCAATCCGAACGCCAAGAACCTTGCCCGCATTGAGCGCGAACTGGCCGAGCAGACCCGCGCCTATCAGCAATTCAGCCCGCGCCAGCCGAGCAACCTGCTGTTCGACAGACCGGTCAACGGCCCGCTGTCGAGCCCCTTCGGCCTACGCCGCTTCTTCAATGGCGAAGAACGCAACCCTCACTCAGGGCTGGACTTCGCCGCCAATAGCAGCACGCCGATCAAGGCCCCCGCCGCCGGCAAAGTGATCCTGACTGGCGACTACTTCTTCAACGGCAAAACCGTGTTTGTCGACCACGGTCAGGGCCTGATCAGCATGTTCTGCCACCTCTCCGCCATCGGCGTTAAGGTCGGCGATGAGCTGCCACGCGGCGGCATACTCGGCAACGTCGGCGCCACCGGCCGCGCCACCGGGCCGCACCTGCATTGGAACGTCAGCCTCAACGACGCACGCGTCGATCCGGCGATTTTTATTGGTGCGTTCAAGCCCTGA
- a CDS encoding SDR family oxidoreductase: MNQPCFVTGGSGFIGQHLLALLTSRGHPVSVLMRRPHSLPALREQIEQLGGRGDLLTAVGGDLGLPGLGLDATDREQVRQAAVVFHLGAQFAWGLSVAQARQVNVDGAIRVAELAAQQGSRLLMVGGFMLANHGHLQRIGVNLQYPEQTDWDRLYRRSGAYEGSKLEAHFRVRARMAELQAPLTLVHPATVCGHSRSGHILPAQPLAGLIDNLAAGRLGAIPGSAAHWLPLVSVDFLAELMLAAAFDEQQVGQEILALDAATPNLQGMLQQLARTLSVQAPSRHLPIPLLRVLLKIPGVPRLLHTDAESLDFIQTTRFDTAATQTLVQRHHLHWPDIGQALQATARYLVRTPSVA; this comes from the coding sequence ATGAATCAGCCATGTTTTGTCACCGGCGGCAGCGGTTTTATCGGTCAGCATCTGCTGGCGTTGCTCACTAGCAGAGGCCACCCGGTCAGCGTGCTAATGCGTCGACCGCACAGCCTGCCAGCCTTGCGCGAGCAGATTGAGCAACTGGGTGGGCGCGGCGATCTGCTTACGGCGGTTGGCGGTGATCTGGGCTTGCCGGGGCTGGGGCTGGATGCCACAGACCGTGAGCAGGTGCGTCAGGCGGCGGTGGTGTTTCACCTGGGGGCGCAGTTCGCCTGGGGGTTGTCAGTGGCGCAGGCGCGCCAGGTCAATGTTGACGGTGCGATTCGGGTGGCGGAGTTGGCGGCGCAGCAAGGTAGCCGCCTGCTGATGGTGGGCGGTTTTATGCTGGCCAATCATGGGCACTTGCAGCGTATTGGGGTGAATTTGCAGTACCCCGAACAGACGGACTGGGATCGCCTCTATCGCCGCTCTGGGGCTTATGAAGGCAGCAAGCTGGAGGCGCACTTTCGTGTACGCGCGCGAATGGCTGAACTGCAGGCGCCGCTGACGCTGGTGCACCCAGCCACCGTCTGTGGCCATAGCCGTAGCGGGCATATTCTGCCGGCGCAGCCGTTGGCTGGCTTGATCGACAATCTGGCCGCGGGCCGGCTTGGGGCAATTCCCGGTTCGGCAGCGCACTGGCTGCCGTTGGTCAGCGTGGATTTTCTCGCCGAGTTGATGTTGGCAGCGGCCTTTGATGAGCAGCAGGTCGGCCAGGAAATCCTCGCCCTGGATGCCGCGACGCCCAACCTGCAGGGCATGCTGCAGCAATTGGCTCGCACGCTGAGCGTGCAGGCGCCGAGCCGGCATCTGCCGATACCGTTGCTGCGGGTGTTGCTGAAGATTCCCGGTGTGCCGCGCCTGCTGCATACCGATGCCGAGTCGCTGGATTTTATCCAGACCACCCGCTTCGATACTGCTGCGACCCAGACCCTGGTGCAGCGCCATCACCTGCACTGGCCGGATATCGGCCAGGCGTTGCAGGCGACGGCGCGTTACCTGGTGCGCACGCCGTCAGTGGCCTGA
- a CDS encoding mechanosensitive ion channel domain-containing protein, with translation MNDLYSNAQQWLEHYPELYSLTGLSLLLLAAWLANWVVKRILLRGLYRALKATPIGQDGSLHDSRVIARLANIVPALIISVGITLVPNLPEAAVEVTGNVCSAFIVLTIALAISGVLTLLNNTYQKRPNAHLKPIKGYVQVVKILLFVIAAILMVASLIDRSPLILLSGLGAMAAVLMLIFQDTLLSLVASVQISSSDIVRVGDWIEMPQLNADGDVIDIALHTVKVQNWDKTITTIPTKRFISDPFKNWRGMQESGGRRIKRSLLLDQTSISFLSPEQITRLQRFLLLGHYLNSKQSELLSWNSALAEASQEPANTRRVTNIGTFRAYVEHYLRQHPGIHQEMTQLVRQMSPTADGLPLELYCFTNTIAWARYEAIQSDIFDHLLAILPEFGLRVFQHPSGADMRELKHNLLPGTQP, from the coding sequence ATGAACGACCTGTACAGCAACGCCCAGCAGTGGCTTGAACACTATCCCGAGCTCTATAGCCTGACTGGCCTGTCGCTGCTGCTACTAGCGGCCTGGCTGGCCAACTGGGTGGTCAAACGCATCCTGTTGCGCGGCCTGTACCGGGCGCTGAAAGCCACACCAATTGGCCAGGACGGCAGCCTGCATGACTCACGGGTGATCGCGCGGCTCGCCAATATCGTCCCGGCGCTGATCATTTCCGTCGGCATCACCCTGGTGCCCAATCTGCCGGAAGCGGCCGTGGAAGTAACCGGCAATGTCTGCAGCGCCTTTATCGTACTGACCATCGCCCTGGCCATCAGCGGCGTGCTGACACTGCTCAACAACACCTACCAGAAGCGCCCAAATGCCCATCTGAAGCCGATCAAGGGCTATGTGCAGGTGGTGAAGATTCTGCTCTTCGTGATTGCCGCAATACTTATGGTCGCCAGCCTGATCGACCGCTCGCCACTGATCCTGCTGTCTGGCCTGGGCGCAATGGCGGCGGTGCTGATGCTGATTTTTCAGGACACCTTGCTATCGCTGGTCGCCAGCGTGCAGATTTCCTCCAGCGATATCGTGCGTGTCGGCGACTGGATCGAGATGCCACAGCTGAACGCCGATGGCGATGTCATCGATATCGCCCTGCACACGGTCAAGGTGCAGAACTGGGACAAAACCATCACCACCATCCCGACCAAGCGCTTTATCAGTGACCCGTTCAAGAACTGGCGTGGCATGCAGGAGTCCGGTGGACGGCGAATAAAGCGCAGCCTGCTGCTTGATCAAACCAGCATCAGTTTCCTCAGCCCGGAGCAGATCACCCGCCTGCAGCGTTTTCTGCTGCTCGGCCATTACCTGAACAGCAAGCAGAGCGAGCTGCTTAGCTGGAACAGCGCCCTGGCCGAGGCCAGCCAGGAGCCCGCAAACACCCGGCGGGTTACCAACATCGGCACCTTCCGCGCGTACGTCGAACACTACCTGCGCCAGCATCCGGGTATCCATCAGGAAATGACCCAGCTGGTCAGGCAGATGAGTCCGACCGCAGACGGCCTGCCGCTGGAGCTGTACTGCTTCACCAACACCATCGCCTGGGCACGCTATGAGGCCATTCAATCGGATATCTTCGATCACCTGCTGGCGATCCTTCCGGAGTTTGGTCTGCGGGTCTTCCAGCACCCCAGCGGGGCGGATATGCGCGAGCTGAAACATAACCTGCTGCCTGGCACCCAGCCTTGA
- a CDS encoding sugar ABC transporter ATPase codes for MSEQQAIIVPQISSFPGHEARARVIVRWLVKQNIIEEQLSTCGRTFKHMGYGIAEGARRVVERPELLPFGQAVHGLEIIYKRCIYTPTAGFLEEAGCPECRREVGERLFDSLEEWMPGQTDNFICPLCGHEDDINGFLFLQPCGFSNLGFIFNNWADAGFKQSFLDEFAARLGYPVSQVRVDL; via the coding sequence ATGAGTGAGCAGCAGGCGATCATCGTGCCGCAGATCTCCAGCTTCCCCGGCCATGAGGCGCGGGCGCGGGTGATTGTGCGCTGGCTGGTCAAGCAGAACATCATCGAAGAACAGCTGAGCACCTGCGGGCGCACCTTCAAACATATGGGCTACGGTATCGCCGAAGGTGCGCGGCGGGTGGTCGAGCGACCGGAGCTGCTGCCCTTTGGTCAGGCGGTACATGGCCTGGAGATTATCTACAAGCGCTGCATCTATACCCCGACTGCGGGGTTTCTTGAGGAGGCCGGTTGCCCTGAGTGTCGTCGTGAGGTGGGCGAGCGCCTGTTCGACAGCCTGGAAGAGTGGATGCCGGGGCAGACCGATAACTTTATCTGCCCGCTGTGTGGCCATGAAGACGACATCAACGGCTTTCTGTTTCTGCAGCCCTGCGGTTTTTCCAACTTGGGTTTTATCTTCAATAACTGGGCGGATGCCGGTTTCAAACAGAGTTTTCTCGACGAGTTCGCCGCGCGTTTGGGCTATCCAGTCTCGCAGGTAAGAGTTGACTTGTGA
- the xseA gene encoding exodeoxyribonuclease VII large subunit produces the protein MIKDPFQRLNLDREVLSVSQLNNRARLLLEDVFGGIWVEGEISNLAKPASGHIYFTLKDSQAQVRCALFRQNAAKVRQALRDGLAVKVRGKVSLFEGRGDYQLILDAVEPAGDGALRLAFEALKEKLSAEGLFAAEGKVALPAHPKRIGIISSPTGAVIRDIISVFRRRAPQVELTLIPTAVQGREATTQIVRALGIADAKGFDALILARGGGSLEDLWCFNEEQVARAIAACVTPIVSAVGHETDVSIADFVADVRAPTPSAAAELLAPDSSELVQRLHNLKRRLNLRMQHRLERERMRLDGLQRRLRHPGERLRQHAQRVDDLDMRLTRAFARQLSNRRERLNHLQTRLLSLHPERNLKLLDQRLQALAERLQRSMREGLKARRLQLHSQVQTLHAVSPLATLGRGYSILLDERGRAIRNATDTQPGQRLKARLSNGELDVRVEDNHVQPVTLSLLD, from the coding sequence ATGATCAAAGATCCCTTCCAACGCCTGAACCTCGACCGCGAGGTGCTCAGCGTTAGCCAACTGAACAACCGCGCACGCCTGCTGCTGGAAGATGTATTCGGCGGCATCTGGGTCGAGGGGGAAATATCCAACCTGGCCAAGCCGGCGTCCGGGCATATCTATTTCACCCTTAAAGATAGTCAGGCCCAGGTGCGTTGCGCGCTGTTCCGGCAAAACGCCGCCAAGGTGCGTCAGGCGCTACGCGATGGCCTGGCGGTCAAGGTGCGCGGCAAGGTTTCACTGTTTGAAGGACGCGGCGACTACCAACTGATTCTCGATGCCGTCGAACCCGCCGGCGATGGCGCCCTGCGTTTGGCCTTCGAGGCGTTAAAGGAGAAACTCAGCGCCGAAGGGCTGTTTGCTGCCGAGGGCAAAGTCGCCCTGCCAGCGCACCCCAAGCGCATCGGCATCATCAGCTCACCCACCGGCGCGGTGATCCGCGACATCATCAGCGTGTTCCGCCGCCGCGCGCCACAGGTCGAACTGACCCTGATTCCCACCGCCGTGCAGGGCCGCGAAGCCACTACGCAGATTGTTCGCGCCCTCGGCATTGCAGATGCAAAAGGCTTCGATGCGCTGATCCTCGCCCGTGGTGGAGGCTCGCTGGAAGACCTCTGGTGTTTTAACGAAGAACAGGTAGCACGCGCCATTGCCGCCTGCGTCACGCCCATTGTCAGCGCCGTGGGCCATGAGACCGATGTATCCATCGCCGATTTTGTTGCCGACGTACGCGCGCCAACACCATCGGCCGCCGCCGAACTGCTGGCCCCCGACAGCAGCGAGCTGGTGCAACGCCTGCACAACCTCAAGCGTCGCCTGAACCTGCGCATGCAGCACCGCCTGGAACGCGAACGTATGCGCCTGGACGGTTTGCAGCGACGCTTGCGCCACCCCGGCGAACGCCTGCGCCAGCATGCTCAGCGCGTGGATGACCTGGACATGCGCCTGACCCGCGCCTTCGCACGCCAACTGAGTAATCGCCGCGAACGTCTGAATCATCTGCAAACCCGCCTGCTCAGCCTGCACCCGGAGCGCAACCTCAAGTTGCTGGATCAGCGCCTGCAGGCTCTGGCAGAGCGCCTGCAACGCAGCATGCGCGAAGGCCTCAAGGCGCGACGCCTGCAACTGCATAGCCAGGTGCAGACGCTACATGCGGTCAGCCCACTGGCAACGCTGGGTCGTGGTTACAGCATCCTGCTGGATGAGCGCGGCCGCGCCATCCGCAATGCCACCGACACCCAGCCCGGCCAACGGCTGAAGGCGCGGCTAAGCAACGGTGAGCTGGATGTGCGAGTCGAAGACAACCATGTGCAGCCGGTTACCCTCTCGCTGCTCGATTGA
- a CDS encoding flagellinolysin, producing MLTVNTNISSSFTRRQLESNSTALGTSLQRLSTGQRINSAKDDAAGLQISNRLTSQVRGLNVATRNANDGISLLQVAEGALQSVTDALQRIRSLGLQAMNGSNGASERAALDQEAQQLLQEINRVNETTTFAGRKVFDQGTFSVLGDLDQRAVLNALKGFWISEGEQRVFDAFGLTADGAELEITFTNDSSSQALASVSGTSGAGGKIFDQVLNVNLAYFDASTLPNGGSTPQYTDRVIAHEMAHAVMGRTMNFAGLPSWFIEGTAEALQGADERLAGDTAGGTNTAAILAAFNADDVSASAGYSGGYAAVRYMHDEIKAAGGKGIKDIMGYLQKNSGSTLDQALTNASKGAFTNLADFETKFGADIATYVASLDLTNADTGAIGGFDADGGNVLTAENVLLNQGTGLPGSQGFKLVEPELFNVNGVGGNAITQFQIGAEAYETIQVGFSAFSADAMALSRLDLSKTPGLAVMDIDDALAYIDRQRGYMGALQNRLESTINNLQSIAENAAASRSRILDTDFAAETSNLVSRQIIQQAAQSVLAQANQRPQAVLSLLG from the coding sequence ATGCTGACGGTTAACACCAACATCTCGTCGTCGTTCACGCGCCGCCAATTGGAGAGCAACAGCACGGCCCTCGGTACTTCGCTGCAGCGCCTGTCCACCGGACAACGCATTAACAGCGCCAAGGACGATGCCGCCGGACTGCAAATCTCCAACCGTCTGACCTCGCAGGTGCGGGGGCTGAACGTGGCCACGCGCAACGCCAACGACGGCATATCGCTGCTGCAGGTAGCGGAGGGCGCTTTGCAAAGCGTCACCGACGCCCTGCAGCGCATTCGCTCGCTCGGTTTACAGGCCATGAACGGCTCCAATGGAGCCAGTGAACGTGCAGCGCTAGATCAGGAAGCACAGCAGCTGCTGCAGGAGATCAACCGCGTCAACGAGACCACGACTTTTGCAGGACGCAAAGTATTTGACCAGGGCACCTTTTCGGTCCTGGGAGATCTCGACCAACGTGCCGTACTCAATGCCCTGAAAGGCTTCTGGATCAGCGAAGGCGAGCAACGGGTATTCGATGCTTTCGGTCTGACGGCTGACGGCGCCGAACTGGAAATAACCTTCACCAATGATTCTTCCAGCCAAGCCCTGGCTTCGGTTTCAGGAACATCAGGTGCTGGCGGCAAAATTTTTGACCAGGTACTCAATGTAAACCTGGCCTATTTCGATGCTTCTACCCTGCCTAACGGCGGTAGCACACCGCAATACACTGACCGGGTGATTGCGCATGAAATGGCGCACGCGGTCATGGGCCGTACGATGAACTTTGCCGGATTACCCAGCTGGTTTATCGAAGGCACCGCAGAAGCGTTGCAGGGCGCAGACGAGCGCCTTGCTGGAGACACCGCCGGCGGTACCAATACGGCAGCCATCCTGGCTGCATTCAATGCCGACGATGTCAGTGCCTCTGCCGGTTACTCCGGCGGCTACGCTGCTGTGCGCTATATGCATGATGAAATCAAGGCGGCGGGCGGCAAGGGCATCAAAGACATCATGGGCTACCTGCAAAAGAACAGCGGATCGACCCTGGATCAGGCCCTGACCAACGCCAGCAAGGGTGCCTTCACCAACCTGGCAGATTTCGAAACCAAGTTTGGCGCAGATATTGCCACCTACGTCGCCAGCCTTGACCTGACGAACGCCGATACCGGGGCGATTGGCGGGTTTGATGCTGATGGCGGCAATGTGCTCACCGCCGAAAATGTACTGCTCAACCAGGGAACAGGCCTTCCCGGCTCACAAGGTTTCAAATTGGTCGAACCCGAACTATTCAACGTCAACGGCGTTGGGGGCAACGCCATTACGCAATTCCAGATTGGGGCCGAGGCTTACGAAACCATACAAGTCGGCTTCAGTGCATTCAGCGCCGATGCGATGGCCCTAAGCCGCCTAGACCTGAGCAAGACGCCAGGCTTGGCAGTAATGGACATTGATGATGCGCTGGCCTATATCGACCGCCAGCGTGGCTATATGGGCGCACTGCAGAATCGCCTGGAAAGCACCATCAATAACCTGCAAAGCATTGCCGAGAATGCCGCCGCCAGCCGCTCGCGGATTCTCGACACCGACTTTGCGGCAGAAACCTCCAACCTGGTCTCTCGGCAGATCATTCAGCAAGCCGCGCAAAGCGTGCTTGCCCAAGCCAATCAACGGCCGCAAGCCGTACTTAGCCTGCTCGGGTAA
- a CDS encoding MerR family DNA-binding protein, producing MRIGELEKRSGASRHTLRYYESLGLISALRRDNNYREYSLQTLHDLGFIQQAQSMGFSLGEIGEILRARREQQLDCAQGAALVSRKLAEVEQKIAELQQLGDFLRSEKLRLEASAAEQAALAKRRAR from the coding sequence ATGCGCATTGGTGAACTGGAAAAACGCAGCGGCGCCAGCCGCCACACCCTGCGTTACTACGAGAGCCTGGGGCTGATCAGCGCCCTGCGCCGCGACAATAATTACCGCGAATACAGCCTGCAGACGCTGCATGATCTGGGCTTTATCCAGCAGGCGCAGAGCATGGGCTTCTCCCTCGGTGAGATTGGCGAAATCCTTCGCGCACGGCGCGAGCAACAACTCGACTGCGCTCAGGGCGCAGCCCTGGTCAGCCGCAAACTGGCCGAGGTGGAGCAGAAGATTGCTGAGCTACAGCAACTGGGCGATTTTCTGCGCAGCGAGAAACTGCGCCTGGAAGCCAGCGCTGCCGAACAGGCGGCCTTGGCTAAACGCCGCGCACGCTAG